One Vicinamibacteria bacterium DNA window includes the following coding sequences:
- a CDS encoding M24 family metallopeptidase, with protein MTTRRDFLKASGAVAAGAALNASCQSSPEPGSSGAQAAPAASSDMLAGRPEHPRPATFDRLPLEWHQATVKRLQERLGELGLDGILITDRWNIIYYTGLFHTTTERPFACFIPTGELAVHWFYPGLDLELVRSWWHTDGDYYYDFPHAEGGYPDQGKVVTTEPVDLLKWRLDGLARRGFGEKKIGLSEPPTVATMERMTEILPKATFVDASDVCIKMRRVKTPEELSLSQRAYDYFSQIHAWTRDYILEHGTDLTDFRIRMAAMEYGTDLIMRDVERDGRPHTAVGIDIGIGCRTGVATAYPHPNQFHHQKVKKGDSLQVSGVVKIGGCGGELYCPYQIAPWNAEWEKVWEVMAEGSRMQIALSKAGTPCQDIAKAVHEFQLANGMQKYLYQRVAHGEGMEGHQEPYIALGDTTVLEENMTFSMEPGLFNPEGGYGYNPSDNVVVGTESGWVQGSVPNLTKEWALLEL; from the coding sequence ATGACGACACGGAGAGATTTCCTGAAGGCTTCGGGAGCCGTCGCCGCGGGCGCCGCGCTCAACGCGTCCTGTCAGTCGAGTCCCGAACCGGGCTCGAGTGGGGCGCAGGCGGCCCCGGCCGCTTCCTCCGACATGCTCGCGGGCCGGCCCGAGCACCCACGTCCGGCGACCTTCGATCGCTTGCCGCTCGAGTGGCACCAGGCGACGGTGAAGCGCTTGCAGGAAAGGCTGGGGGAGCTCGGCCTCGATGGCATCTTGATAACCGACCGCTGGAACATCATCTATTACACCGGACTCTTTCATACCACCACCGAACGACCGTTCGCATGCTTCATTCCCACCGGCGAGCTCGCGGTGCACTGGTTCTATCCGGGCCTCGATCTCGAGCTGGTGCGAAGCTGGTGGCACACGGACGGCGACTACTATTACGACTTCCCTCACGCCGAGGGCGGCTATCCCGACCAGGGCAAGGTCGTGACCACCGAGCCGGTCGATCTGCTGAAATGGCGTCTCGACGGACTCGCGAGGCGAGGTTTCGGGGAAAAGAAGATCGGCCTCTCCGAGCCTCCGACGGTCGCGACGATGGAGCGCATGACCGAGATTCTTCCCAAAGCAACCTTCGTCGATGCGAGCGATGTCTGTATCAAGATGCGGCGCGTCAAGACGCCGGAAGAGCTTTCGCTCTCCCAGCGAGCTTACGACTACTTCAGCCAGATTCACGCCTGGACTCGCGACTACATTCTCGAGCACGGCACGGATTTGACCGACTTCCGGATCCGGATGGCGGCGATGGAGTACGGAACCGACCTCATCATGCGAGACGTCGAGCGGGATGGACGTCCCCATACCGCCGTGGGGATCGACATCGGAATCGGTTGTCGGACCGGTGTCGCGACTGCGTACCCGCACCCCAACCAGTTCCATCACCAGAAGGTCAAGAAGGGAGATTCGTTGCAGGTTTCGGGCGTCGTCAAGATTGGCGGCTGTGGGGGAGAGCTCTACTGCCCCTATCAGATCGCCCCCTGGAATGCCGAGTGGGAAAAAGTCTGGGAGGTCATGGCGGAAGGTTCCCGCATGCAGATCGCCCTGTCGAAGGCGGGCACACCGTGTCAGGACATCGCAAAGGCCGTTCATGAATTCCAGCTCGCGAACGGCATGCAGAAGTACCTCTACCAGCGAGTCGCGCACGGAGAGGGCATGGAGGGACACCAGGAGCCTTACATCGCTCTCGGCGATACAACCGTCCTCGAGGAGAACATGACGTTCTCCATGGAGCCGGGGCTCTTCAACCCCGAAGGGGGTTACGGCTACAACCCCTCGGACAACGTGGTCGTTGGAACCGAGAGCGGCTGGGTGCAGGGCAGCGTTCCCAACCTGACGAAGGAATGGGCGCTACTCGAGCTGTAA